In Gemmobacter sp. 24YEA27, a genomic segment contains:
- a CDS encoding YncE family protein: protein MGFPFLTNGYRKSVFGLTLAALTLPGAVFAENSFPAPVEFEGRFRVVPAEPGKPVLPGSSVTIEGSGLKPGQTLVLQRGATVLSSDALTADDKGAVSFTFTLPADAATGLHPVIAIMDQPSSTSLFDVKVSKDVPLSGADGFSVTRVKSAPGLYQSVYSAKSNALFVAAANFRPPAAALLKLNPETLDVVAEVTPPPLPEDQRRAPAEGQPDNGPQPVALFGLAVDDEKGTIWGTNTFDNSVAVYAQDDLALIKQFPPGEVYHARDVKVDAKRGRAYVSASATNGVHVFDTETLEKVAVIEITSGIRGGEFSLMSIAVDPDGNRLFAVSRKSNELAEIDLTTNTVTRILPLPGAKNASGVDFDAATGTIYVASQDSDNLLIVDPASGEVKHDVTTGAGALNVVFDPVQKLAFVSNRGAGTVTVVSPEGEVVANLDGGSYPNHVARDGKGNIFAANKSLGAEDATADHITLIHKAN from the coding sequence ATGGGTTTCCCTTTTCTGACAAACGGTTATCGTAAATCTGTCTTCGGGCTTACGCTTGCGGCCCTCACGCTGCCCGGCGCGGTTTTCGCCGAAAACAGCTTCCCCGCCCCGGTGGAATTCGAAGGTCGGTTCCGGGTCGTCCCCGCTGAACCCGGCAAGCCCGTCCTTCCCGGCAGCAGCGTCACCATAGAAGGCTCGGGCCTGAAACCGGGTCAGACGCTCGTGCTGCAACGCGGCGCTACGGTCCTGAGCAGCGATGCCCTGACCGCCGATGACAAGGGCGCAGTCAGCTTTACCTTCACCCTGCCCGCAGATGCCGCAACCGGCCTGCATCCGGTGATTGCAATCATGGACCAGCCCTCCTCGACCTCGCTTTTCGATGTGAAAGTGTCAAAGGATGTGCCGCTTTCGGGCGCGGACGGGTTCAGCGTGACCCGCGTGAAATCTGCCCCCGGCCTCTATCAGTCGGTCTATAGCGCGAAATCGAATGCGCTCTTTGTGGCCGCCGCGAATTTCCGGCCGCCGGCTGCTGCACTGCTGAAGCTGAACCCGGAAACGCTGGACGTGGTCGCCGAAGTCACGCCGCCGCCCCTGCCCGAAGACCAGCGCCGCGCGCCGGCGGAAGGTCAGCCCGATAATGGCCCGCAGCCGGTGGCGCTGTTCGGCCTGGCGGTCGATGACGAGAAAGGCACGATCTGGGGCACCAACACCTTTGACAATTCGGTCGCGGTCTATGCCCAGGACGATCTGGCGCTGATCAAACAATTCCCGCCGGGCGAGGTCTATCATGCCCGCGACGTCAAGGTGGATGCAAAGCGCGGCCGCGCCTATGTCTCGGCCTCGGCCACCAATGGCGTGCATGTGTTCGACACAGAAACCCTTGAGAAGGTTGCGGTTATTGAGATCACCTCTGGCATTCGCGGCGGGGAATTCTCGCTGATGAGCATCGCGGTCGATCCGGACGGCAATCGCCTTTTCGCGGTCAGCCGCAAATCGAACGAGCTCGCGGAGATCGACCTGACCACGAATACCGTGACCCGGATTCTGCCGCTGCCGGGCGCGAAAAATGCCTCCGGCGTCGATTTCGACGCGGCGACCGGCACGATCTATGTCGCCTCGCAAGACAGCGACAACCTGCTGATCGTCGATCCGGCCTCGGGAGAGGTGAAGCATGATGTCACCACCGGCGCCGGCGCGCTGAATGTGGTGTTTGACCCGGTGCAAAAGCTCGCTTTCGTGTCGAACCGCGGGGCTGGCACGGTGACGGTGGTGTCGCCCGAGGGCGAGGTCGTCGCCAATCTCGATGGCGGCAGCTATCCGAACCATGTGGCGCGTGACGGGAAAGGCAATATCTTTGCCGCCAACAAATCACTTGGCGCCGAGGATGCGACCGCCGACCATATCACCCTGATCCATAAGGCGAACTGA
- a CDS encoding alpha/beta-hydrolase family protein — translation MLRWRRVKDASLFGRPSAAGLALGALFFAVSLSPSLIPRAALVQGALGGICFAIGYLAGYTLMVLRHWVVESGPAAPRVLQIKMALGLLIAAVAILWALWNVTGWQNDIHAAMGIPPVETARPFTILAVAAFVALVLVFLGRLFRRLWRVIATQLEAFIPRRLAKLTGITLALLLFWAIGNDVMLGRVLQALDETYAALDRLIPPEKAAPADALKSGSAASLVGWDGLGAAGRDWVLAEPDAAAITAVTGAPALEPLRIYVGLNSAPDADQRGRLALEEALRVGAFDRRVLVIATPTGTGWMDPAGMQPLDYLTGGDLAVVAVQYSYLPSWMSLILQPEYGAESAVAVFREIYGHWRNLPEAGRPELYLFGLSLGARNGELPISWQDLLSDPPQGALWAGPPFAMRGWQQLLASRVPDSPAWAPRYRDGSAIRVMTQEPQTHIYAPWGVMRMIYLEYPSDPIVFFSTGTLWRAPAWLRGSRGPDVSPSLRWWPVVTFLQLGFDMMTATTTPPGHGHVYAAKHYLRAWAEVLGGDYDPEMMARLEAIFAGQGI, via the coding sequence ATGTTGCGTTGGCGCAGAGTTAAAGATGCCTCACTTTTTGGCCGGCCCTCGGCGGCGGGTCTGGCATTGGGGGCGCTTTTCTTCGCGGTCTCTCTATCGCCTTCGCTGATTCCGCGCGCCGCTCTGGTGCAGGGCGCGCTTGGCGGCATCTGTTTCGCGATTGGCTATCTGGCTGGCTATACGCTGATGGTTCTGCGCCATTGGGTGGTCGAATCCGGTCCCGCCGCGCCCAGGGTGCTGCAGATCAAGATGGCGCTTGGGCTGTTGATCGCGGCGGTGGCGATCCTCTGGGCGCTGTGGAATGTCACGGGCTGGCAAAATGATATCCATGCCGCGATGGGGATCCCGCCGGTCGAGACCGCGCGCCCGTTCACGATTCTCGCGGTCGCGGCCTTTGTCGCGCTGGTGCTGGTGTTTCTGGGCCGGCTGTTCCGCCGGCTCTGGCGCGTGATTGCGACACAGCTTGAAGCGTTTATCCCGCGCCGACTGGCGAAGCTGACCGGGATCACGCTGGCGCTGCTGCTTTTCTGGGCGATCGGCAATGATGTGATGCTGGGCCGCGTTTTGCAGGCGCTGGACGAGACCTATGCAGCCCTTGACCGGCTGATCCCGCCGGAAAAGGCGGCGCCGGCAGATGCGTTGAAATCGGGTTCTGCCGCCTCGCTTGTCGGATGGGACGGGCTGGGCGCTGCGGGACGTGACTGGGTTCTTGCAGAGCCCGATGCGGCGGCGATCACGGCGGTCACCGGGGCGCCGGCGCTGGAGCCGCTGCGCATCTATGTCGGGCTGAATTCGGCCCCTGACGCCGATCAGCGGGGGCGGCTGGCGCTGGAAGAGGCGCTGCGCGTCGGCGCTTTTGACCGCCGCGTGCTGGTGATCGCAACGCCGACCGGCACCGGCTGGATGGACCCGGCGGGGATGCAGCCGCTGGATTATCTCACCGGCGGCGATCTGGCGGTGGTGGCGGTGCAGTATTCCTATCTGCCCAGCTGGATGTCATTGATTTTGCAACCGGAATATGGCGCAGAAAGCGCAGTCGCAGTGTTTCGCGAAATCTATGGCCATTGGCGCAACCTGCCGGAGGCAGGCCGGCCCGAGCTTTATCTGTTCGGCCTCTCGCTGGGGGCGCGCAATGGTGAATTGCCGATCTCCTGGCAGGATCTTTTGTCAGACCCGCCCCAGGGTGCGCTCTGGGCCGGACCGCCCTTCGCCATGCGCGGCTGGCAGCAGCTGCTGGCCAGCCGTGTGCCGGACAGCCCGGCCTGGGCCCCGCGTTACCGGGACGGTTCGGCCATCAGGGTGATGACGCAGGAGCCTCAGACCCATATATACGCCCCCTGGGGGGTGATGCGAATGATTTACCTTGAATATCCCTCTGACCCGATTGTGTTTTTCTCGACCGGGACTTTGTGGCGCGCGCCGGCCTGGCTCAGGGGATCGCGTGGCCCCGATGTCAGCCCGAGCCTCAGATGGTGGCCGGTGGTGACCTTTCTTCAGCTTGGGTTTGACATGATGACCGCGACCACCACGCCGCCGGGGCATGGCCATGTCTATGCCGCGAAACACTATCTCAGGGCCTGGGCCGAGGTTCTGGGCGGCGACTATGACCCGGAGATGATGGCGCGGCTCGAAGCGATTTTCGCCGGGCAGGGTATTTGA
- a CDS encoding MurR/RpiR family transcriptional regulator, with translation MDQGLSIENRMRASLNDLTRAERQVATHILSHFPMSALGSITTLARAADVSSPTIVRLVQKLGFRGWSDYQAALRVEVEDLLVTPLGAPAVPGEGRSHPLQGFAAQVVANIGATLNLIPAADFNGSAALMADMSRRVVVMGGRLTHALADYMATLLRVIRPDVTWIADHLTDWQQALLDLTPGDVVVIFDIRRYESNAVQFAEFAAVQGAEVVLITDRWLSPAASHSRHVLPCHIEMPAAWDSTAVLLMVVEALLAQIQSHMPDQVRDRLNRLEDCFARTRVFRAPKMAQGR, from the coding sequence ATGGATCAGGGCCTGAGCATCGAAAATAGAATGCGGGCCTCGCTCAATGATCTGACCCGGGCCGAGCGCCAGGTCGCGACCCATATCCTGTCGCATTTTCCGATGTCGGCGCTCGGCTCGATCACCACACTGGCGCGGGCGGCGGATGTGTCCTCGCCCACCATCGTGCGGCTGGTGCAAAAGCTGGGCTTCAGGGGCTGGTCGGATTACCAGGCGGCGCTTCGGGTCGAAGTCGAAGACCTTCTTGTGACCCCGCTTGGCGCCCCGGCGGTACCCGGAGAAGGGCGGAGCCACCCGCTCCAGGGCTTTGCCGCGCAGGTCGTTGCCAATATCGGCGCCACACTGAATCTGATCCCGGCGGCGGATTTCAACGGGTCTGCGGCGCTGATGGCGGATATGTCGCGCCGGGTGGTGGTGATGGGCGGGCGGCTCACCCATGCGCTGGCCGATTACATGGCGACGCTGCTCAGGGTCATCCGCCCCGACGTTACCTGGATCGCCGATCACCTCACCGACTGGCAGCAGGCGCTGCTGGATCTCACGCCCGGTGATGTGGTGGTGATTTTTGATATCCGCCGCTACGAATCGAATGCGGTGCAATTTGCCGAATTCGCGGCGGTCCAGGGGGCAGAGGTGGTGCTGATCACCGATCGCTGGCTTTCGCCCGCGGCCTCGCATTCGCGCCATGTGCTGCCCTGCCATATCGAAATGCCCGCGGCCTGGGATTCGACCGCAGTGCTTTTGATGGTGGTCGAGGCGCTGCTGGCGCAGATCCAGTCCCATATGCCGGATCAGGTTAGGGACCGGCTGAACCGGCTGGAAGATTGTTTTGCCCGCACCCGTGTCTTTCGCGCGCCGAAAATGGCCCAGGGGCGGTAG